The sequence GGGATAAGGTCCGCTTCATACAAAGATTTACCTACAGGATTACCGGTCGCGGCGATAAAGGTATTGGCAATACCGCCACCCACTATCAGCTGATCGACTTTTTCTGACAAGGCTTCCAGTACGGTTAACTTTGTAGAAACCTTGGAGCCACCCACAATCGCCAGTAGCGGCCTGGCCGGGTTCTGCAGTGCCTTGCCCAGGGCTTCCAGCTCAGCGGCCAGCAATGGCCCGGCGCAAGCCTGTGGTGCAAACTTACCCACGCCATGGGTAGAGGCCTGTGCACGGTGGGCCGTGCCAAAAGCATCCATCACATAAATATCACACAAGGCGGCGTATTGCTTTGACAACGTCTCATCATCTTTTTTCTCGCCGGGATTAAAACGCACATTCTCCAGTACCACCAGCTCGCCTTCGGCCACCTCTACACCATCAAGGTAATCACTGGCCAGGCGCACCGGACAATCAAGGGCCTTGTTAAGGTAGTCCACTACTGGTTGCAGGGAATACTGAGCTTCAAACTGGCCTTCTGTGGGGCGCCCTAAATGGGACATCACCATCACTCTGGCTCCGGCTTTAAGGGCTGCTTTGATAGTGGGCAGAGAGGCTTTAATGCGGGCATCAGAGGTCACTTTACCCTCTTTGACCGGCACGTTGAGATCCTGGCGGATCAATACCCGTTTACCGGCAAGATCCAGCTCCGACATTTTCAAAATATTCATATCACACCCTTTAAGTTGTAAGTTATCAGTAATCAGAACGTAGCCCGTCAAGAAGCGCAGCGGATTGCGGGATTTTCATAAGCGGAGATTCCCCGGATTCCGCTTTGCTGCATCCGGGCTACCCACTGAAGACTTTTTCTAACGCGCCCCCATGGCCATGGCTGTATCCAGCATACGATTGGCAAAGCCCCATTCGTTATCACACCAGACCAGAGTTTTTACCAGGCAATTGTGACTGACCCGGGTCTGGGTACCATCAACGATGGCGGAATGGGGATCATGGTTAAAGTCACAGGACACCAGTGGCTCTTCGGTATAACCGAGAATCCCTGCCAGGCGGCCTTCTCTGGCCTGCATCAGGGCCTGATTGACCTGCGCGATATTAACCTTCTGATTTAAGGTTACACTGAGATCCATGGCGGTAACATTAATAGTCGGGACACGCACGGCAATGGCTTCAAAGCGACCGGCAAATTTCGGCAGAATACGTTCGATACCACGGGCCAGCTTGGTATCCACCGGAATAATAGACTGGCTGGCAGCGCGGGTACGGCGCAGGTCATCATGATAGGCATCAATCACCTGCTGGTCATGCATGGAGGCGTGAATAGTGGTAATAGTGCCGCTGTCCACACCAAAAGCCAGATCCAGTGCCTGAATCACCGGCACAATACAGTTGGTCGTGCAGGAACCATTGGAGACAATACGATCTGTGGCCTTAAGCATGTCGTCGTTAATGCCATAGATCACCGTCGCGTCCATATCCGGGCCACAGGGCTGTGAAAACAGCACCTTCTTCGCCCCCTGGGCAAGATGCTGCTCACCGTCGGCGCGGTCACCAAACACACCGGTGCATTCAAGTACAATATCCACATCCAGTTCCGACCAGGGCAATGCTGCAATATCTGCATGCTGCAATAGACGGATCGGGTCGCCAGCCACATTCAAAATGGTGCCATCGAGACGCACATCGAAGGCGAAACGCCCGTGAGAAGTATCATACTTAAGCAGATGCGCCACCCCTTCGGGTTTGGCCAGCTCATTGATCGCGACCACCTGGATCTGGCTGTTACGCCCACTTTCATAAAGGGCCCGCAACACATTGCGGCCAATCCGGCCAAAACCATTAATGGCAATACGTAACATCCAAAAGCACCATGTAGTTTAGAAACAACGCCAGCAAGCGTCCAAACAAAGCTGCCGGCACAAGCCGGCAGTTCAACTAAGCGGATTGTATCCAGCGGGCTATCAGTTGAGCAAGTTCAGCGCAGCCTGTGCCACCTTGTCAGCTGTAAAGCCAAAGTGCTCCATCAACGCACCACCCGGCGCTGATTCACCAAAGGTTGTCATGCCCACCACTGCGCCGTTAAAACCGGTATATTTGTGCCAGAAATCCACATGAGCGGCTTCCACAGCCACACGGCGGGTTATGTTTGAAGGCAATACCGACTCTTTATATTCATCATCCTGCTGATCGAACACGCTGGTGCTGGGCATGGAAACGACCCGCACTTTTTTACCCTGCTCGCGCAATTGTGCTGCGGCCTGCACCGTAATCGCCACCTCAGAGCCAGTGGCAATCAGGATTACATCTGCGCTGCCGTCACAATCCACAAGCACATAGCCACCACGGGCAATATCAGCAAGCTGCTGTGCATTACGGGCCTGGGCTTTAAGGCCCTGACGGCTGAATACCAGCGCACTGGGGCCGTCGGTGCGCTCCAGCGCCGCTTTCCAGGCCGTGGCAGTTTCTGCGCCATCACAGGGGCGCCAGGTGTGCATATTGGGGGTCAGACGCAGATTCGCCAGTTGCTCAATCGGCTGATGGGTCGGGCCATCTTCCCCCTGACCGATAGAATCATGGGTATAAACAAAAATATTCGGGATCCCCATCAGTGCCGACATGCGCACGGCATTGCGGGCATATTCCATAAACATCAGAAAGGTAGCGCCGTAAGCACGGAAACCACCATGCAGGCCAATACCGTTCATAATCGCGCTCATGCCGAATTCGCGCACACCGTAGTAAATATAATTACCGCTGGCATCTTCGGCGCTGAGGCCTTTGGCACCGGACCACAAGGTCAGGTTAGAGCCGGCCAGATCCGCCGAGCCACCAATAACCTCCGGCAAAATAGAGGCAAAGGCTTCGATGCTGTTTTGTGAAGCCTTGCGGCTGGCAATATCTTCGCTCTTGTCCTGGCAGGCCTGAATAAAGGCTTCTGCTTTTTGTGCAAAATCAGCTGGCAGTTCACCTTTGAGGCGTCTTTGGAGTTCTGCCGCCAGTTCAGGATAAGCGCTGACATAGGCGGCCAGTTGTTCGTTCCAGTTCTGCTCGCGCTCAGCGCCCGCTGCTTTGGCATCCCAGCCGGAATAAATTTCTGCTGGTACCTCGAAAGGTGCATAGGGCCAGTTCAGGTATTCACGGGCGGCGGCAATTTCATCATCACCCAGGGGTGCACCATGGCAATCATGGCTGCCGGATTTATTCGGTGAGCCAAAACCGATAATGGTCTTGGTACAGATCAGCGTGGGCTTGCTGGTTTGTGCCCTTGCTTCCTCGATAGCGGCCTTGATCTGCTCAGAATCATGGCCGTCCACAGCCTCAATCACCTGCCAGCCATAAGCACGGAAGCGTGCAGGTGTATCATCGGTAAACCAGCCTTCTACTTCACCGTCGATAGAAATGCCGTTGTCATCCCAAAAGGCAATCAGTTTGCCCAGCCCCAGCGTGCCTGCAAGAGAACAACTTTCGTGAGACACCCCTTCCATCAGACAGCCGTCTCCCAGGAAGCAATAGGTATAGTGGTCAATAATCTCATGGTCCTGACGATTAAACTGCGCAGCCAGCGTCTTTTCCGCAATCGCCATACCCACTGCATTGCTGATCCCCTGACCCAGTGGTCCGGTGGTGGTTTCCACACCGGGCGCATAGCCATATTCCGGGTGACCAGGTGTTCTGGAATGCAGTTGACGGAAGTTTTTGATCTCTTCCATGGGCAGGTCGTAACCACTTAGGTGCAACAGCGAATAAACCAGCATCGAACCATGACCATTGGACAGCACAAAACGATCCCTGTTAGCCCAGTCCGGATTGGCAGGATTGTGATTGAGAAAATCACACCACAATACCTGGGCAATATCCGCCATCCCCATGGGCGCACCGGGGTGACCGGATTTGGCTTTCTGGACTGCATCCATAGAGAGGGCACGGATGGCATTGGCTAACTGTCGACGACTGACTTCAGTGCTCTGGGACATATATAACTCCTGCTGGCTGTTTAGGGCTTAGGGTATGGCGACCCTGAAAAGGGCATCTATTCTCGCCCAGCGCCTTAGTAACTGCAACGCCGTTGCGCATTTTGGTAATGATAAAAACAGAATAACTTATCCACTCCACCACTACATCAACTGACCCGGATATGACAAACTGGCAAGCAAAGTTAACAAACAGACATTTAGACGTCTAGATGTAAAGGCTGGTATTTTTGATTTACGTGGGTAGAATAATCTCCAGTATCCTGGATTCAGTAGTTGCGCGCGAGACGAGAGTGCATCTATCTGATTTGGATGGCGTAATAAAAAAATCCGTGGTCACCTTATTGGTGATGAGGCATTTTTTCATATAGCCAGACGAATCAAGGAGATGTGCTATCGTCCGTGTGTCAACTGCCGAATTTAGGATTATGGTCGATAACGATCTGACATACCGAATTACGAGGACAATTTATGGCAAAACATCTGTTTACCTCCGAGTCTGTATCCGAGGGGCACCCCGATAAGGTGGCAGACCAGATCTCCGATGCCGTACTGGACGCCATTTTAAAGCAGGATCCTAAAGCCAGAGTCGCCTGTGAGACTTTTGTTAAAACCGGCATGGTGCTGGTAGGCGGCGAGATTAATACCACCGCCTGGGTGGATATTGAGCAACTGGTACGGGATACCGTGCGTGATATTGGCTACACCCACTCGGATATGGGTTTCGATGCCGACTCCTGCGCCGTGCTTAATGCCATCGGCAAACAGAGCCCGGATATCAACCAGGGAGTAGACAGAACCCGCCCGGAAGATCAGGGCGCAGGTGATCAGGGCCTGATGTTTGGTTACGCTACCAATGAAACCGATGTGCTGATGCCCGCGCCTATTACCTATGCTCACCGGCTGGTAAAACGCCAGGCCGAAGTGCGTAAAAACGGCACACTCAACTGGCTGCGTCCCGATGCCAAGAGTCAGGTGACCTTTGCCTATGAAAATGGTCAGCCGGTCAGTATTGATGCAGTGGTGCTCTCTACCCAGCACAGTGAAAGCATCAGCACAGCCGATCTGACCGAGGCGGTGATGGAAGAAATCATCAAACCGGTATTACCCTCGCAGTGGCTGAATGCCAACACCAAATATTTTATTAACCCCACTGGCCGCTTTGTGATTGGCGGCCCAATGGGGGATTGCGGTCTCACCGGACGTAAGATCATCGTCGATACCTATGGCGGCATGGCCCGCCATGGTGGCGGAGCCTTTTCCGGTAAAGATCCTTCAAAGGTTGATCGCTCAGCCACCTATGCCGGGCGTTATGTGGCCAAGAATATCGTTGCGGCGGGTCTGGCGGATAAATGCGAGATACAGGTGTCCTACGCCATTGGTGTGGCCGAACCTACCTCAATTAATGTGGATACCTTCGGCACCGGCAAGGTGGATGAGGCCCGTCTGATTGAGCTAATCAGAGAGTTTTTCGACCTGCGCCCCTATGGCCTGCTGAAAATGCTCGATCTGGAGCGCCCCATCTATCAGGCCACCGCCGCATATGGTCACTTTGGCCGCGATGCTTTCCCCTGGGAAGCGACCGACAAAGCCGACGCCCTGCGCAGTGCTGCTGGTATTTAAAAGCATTCACCACAGAGGCACAGAGAACACAGAGGAGTAAACGTGGTTTAATCCCCGTTACCTGTCTGTGCCTTTTGTGTTTGCGGTAAATTTACCATCATCAAAGGCACTGGATTCCCGCCTTCGCGGGAATGACCTACTATCAGCTCTCGCTCTTCTCTGCGCCTCTGCGAGATAAAATTTATTCGACAAATATCCTGAGGCAGTCCAATGAATTGGACCCCACATGGCATTTATCTTCTCTGTGCCCTCTGCGTCTTTGCGGTAAATATTCCCCTAAGCAGCTTGGCAAACCAGCCTGTGGCGCGCAGAATAGCCTTATTGTTTCTAAGCAAGGATTTGCCATGTGGTTCCGTATAATCAGCATTTTACTTCTGTGTACAGTATTTTTAAGTGCCTGTACCACCTCTCCTACCGGCCGCAAAACCATTAAGCTCTATTCTTCGGCGCAACTGGCGGATATGGGCACCCAGGCCTTTGACAGCATGAAAAGCGAACAGAAAGTTTCTTCCAAAGCGGTAGAAAACAAGTATGTGCGCTGTGTTGCCGAGCATATTGCCCGTCAGGTACCACAGAGCGTGTTTTCAGGCGACTGGGAAGTGGTGGTCTTCGATGAAGATCAAATCAATGCGTTCGCGCTGCCGGGCGGTAAAATTGGTGTGTATACAGGGCTGTTGAAGGTGGCCGAGAATCAACATCAGTTAGCCGCGGTCGTTGGCCATGAAGTGGCTCACGTGATTGCCGAGCATGGCAACGAGCGGATGTCGAGCGGCACGCTGATTAACCTGGGAATGGAAGCCACCAATCAAATCCTACAAAATCAGCAGGTGGCACAGACTCCGATGATTATGGGTGCCATTGGCCTGGGTGTTCAGGTGGGCGTGCAGTTGCCCTTTAGCCGCACCCATGAGTCTGAAGCCGACATTATCGGCCTGGATCTGATGGCAAAAGCCGGTTTTGATCCACAGCAATCCGTTAACCTGTGGCAAAATATGGCTAAAGCCAGCGGCGGCCAGCGCCAGCCGGAATTTCTCTCTACTCACCCGGCCCCGGACAGCCGTATAAAACTGCTACAACAAAATATGGCCAGCGCCAACAACGCCTATCAGCGCAGCACCAGTAAGCCGGATTGCCGCCCCTAGAGCGCCATATAATTTCAAAAAACAAAAAAGGGCACTATTGCGCCCTTCTTCAGTACTCATTGAGGTTATTCTGACGCTTTTTCTTCCACTTCCTGCTCATTTTTATGCACATGCACATCCATTTGCGGGAACGGAATGCCAATGCCTTCTTCGTCAAAGCGCAGTTTTACTGCCTCAGTAAAATCAAATTTAAGTCCCCAGTAATCTGAGGTTTTTGCCCAGGGTCGCACAACAAAATTAACGCTGCTGTCTGCCAACTCAGAAACTGCCACCTGAGGCGTAGGATCTTTGAGCACCCGTTCATCGGCCTCAAGCATCTCCAGCAAAATCTGTTTGGCTTTGCGTAAGTCGCTGTCATAGCTGATACCCACCACCATATCGACCCGCCGGGTATCCATGGCCGAGTAGTTAACAATATTGTCGCCATAAATGGCGCCGTTAGGCACGATTACCATTTTATTGTCCGGAGTGTTAAAAATAGTGGTAAAAATACCGATATGCTTGACTGAGCCGGCAGTTCCGGCCGCTTCCACATAATCCCCGGCCTTAAAGGGGCGAAACACCAGTAACAAGACCCCGGCTGCGAAGTTCTGCAGCGAATCCTTCATCGACAAACCAATCGCCAGGCCGGCAGCACCAAATATAGCCACCAGAGATGTGGTATCCACACCCAACTGATCTAAAGACGCAATGATCACAAACAACATCAACAACGCGTTGATGATGGACTTAATAAAACTCACCAACATGTCGTCGTACTTGGAGCGGGCCATGACTTTGCCAAACAGACCAACAACAATTCCCACCACAATACGACCAATCACAAAAATAAGCAGGGCCAGTGCAATATTGATTCCCCATGGAATCAGATAGGTATCTACCATCTCGGCCATTCTTTCTGTTTCAAACATGTCTTCACTCCCTCTAAAAATACAGTCATTGATAAACTGCTTACAGCATAATAGAAGCTCCGGCAAAGGGGCCAGTATTTTCTTAACTGATGCCGGATTCCTTGTTAGTATTTACTTCTATGTCAACTGGATTACCTTGTTCAATCCGTTTGACGGACTGGCGCATTAGAAACGGACGAAACCACTGCCTTGATCACTTTTTCTCCTCTGATATTAACCCGTCCCGGCAAACAACCATGGTGGCCGAAGCTCATGCTGTTGTGCGTGCTGATATCGACAACCGCGATCGGCGAAGAAATCATGACCCTCAAGATTGAGGGCGTGACCGATGCCCAAAGGGAAAATATCCGCGCTCACCTGGGGGCATTTCCTGAACAACAAAGCCAGCTCAACAGATTTCTGGCCAAAATGCCACATCGCAGTGAGCAGGCTCTTATCGCTCTTGGCTACAATAATGCCGGGATTGATCTGCAGATAGAACGTGAGGTAAAGCCCGTTCAGGTAACGCTGATGGTCACTCCCGGCGATCCGACCCTGATCACCGAACTGGATCTGAAAGTAAACATTGATAACGATAAGGATGAGGGTTTCGGGGACATCTTGCAGCGTATCCGCAATCATAAGGGTAAAGTGCTGAACCATGGCCGCTATGAAAGCTGGAAAAGTGAAATCCATAATTATGCCCGCAATCATGGCTACCTGAGTGGCAAATGGAAGGAAACACAATTACTTATAGATAAAGGTCAGCAAAAGGCCAGAATAGTGCTGCATTATGATGCCGGGGCCAGATTCCGGCTGGGTGAGATTGAGTTTAGCGGTTCATCACTGTCACCGGAATTATTAGCGCGGTTATCACCTCTGCAGGAAGATGAATATTATCAGATATCACAACTGAGCAAGCTGGAGTCAGCTTTGCGCAAATCCGGCTATTTCGGTGAAGTTCAGGTTGTCCCTAAAATCAATCAGTCAGAGGATCACCGGGTACCGATTCAGGTCAACCTCAGTGATGCCAGTCGCCACAGCTTTCAGGTCGGTCTTGGCTATGTCACCGATACCGGACCCCGGGCACAATTCAACTGGCAAACTCCGCGGGTAAACCGTCATGGGCACAGCCAGCAAACTATGCTGCGCTATTCCACCGTCAACCCTTATCTCAACTTTTTGTATCAGATACCGGGTGAGGATCCTAATAACCAGCACTATCAATTACGCCTGGGTTTTGAAAAAAACGACTTCGGTGATCTGACCAGCACACAACAACACGCCGCTGTGGTCAGACAAGACATCAAAGGGCGATGGATATTCAGCTCCCAGGTACGCTGGCTGTCGGAGCAGTGGTCACTGGATGGCAGCGATTTTGATGGAAATTATCTGTTGCCGGGTATCAGTTTATCGCGAACCCGCCGACAAGGGCCGGTGCGGGATCCTTCATCAGGTTTTTTGCAAAGCTACCAACTCGAAGCCACAGATGATGCGCTCGGTTCCAGCGGGCGACTGCTCAGGGCCACCGCATTCTGGAAATGGCTGGACAGTTGGGGCAACCACAGACTGGTGATACGCGGGCAAGCCGGAGCCAACATAACAGGGATTGATAGTAGTGAAGATTTAGCGCCCTCGTTGCGCTTCTTTGCCGGCGGTGATCAGAGCATCAGAGGCTTCGCCTATAACAGCCTGGGCCCGACTATTACCGTTGATACGGATGACGACACTGATGATCAAAAAGTGGTGGGCGGAAAAATGCTGGCTGTCGCCTCTGTAGAGTATCAGTATTACCTCAATGACAACTGGCGCATAGCCCTGTTTACCGATGCCGGTAATGCCTTTAACCGCGGCGATTTTGAGCTTAAACAATCGGTGGGAACCGGGCTGCACTGGCTTTCTCCTGTTGGCGCCATTCGTCTGGAAGTGGCATATGGCATCGACGAAGATAATCCGCGATTTCATATCAGTATGGGGGCGGAACTCTGATGGCGGTAAATTTCAGCACCAAACGTTTGTTACGCTGGATATTACTGATACTGGCCGGGTTATTGCTGATTGTACTTATAGCAACAGCCTGGCTTGGCGCGACACAAAACGGTAGTCAGTGGTTACTTCTCCAGGCAACACAGCAACAGCCAGCACTGAGCTATCAGAGTGTGTCCGGCAGCCTGCTCAGGGGGCTATCCCTGAGCGGAGTCAGATATCAGGATGACAGCCTTGAACTTTCTGCTGCCGAGCTAAGGTTAGATATCTCGGCGCGCGCGCTGTTTCTGCCCAGACTGCATATTCAGGACTTAAGCGCCAGGCAAGTCAGTATCACGCTGGCTGAGCCAAAGCCAGCAGATAACAGTGGGACAGCGGTGCCCTTTACCGGCACTGAAAAAATCACACTGCCTGACTGGCTGCCTTCGGTCAGGCTTGCAAGGCTACAGCTTGATGATATCAGTCTGCAAAGCGCTGATGTGAAGCTAACATGGCAAAGGCTGAAAGCCTCAGCCCGACTTGAGAATGAGGTTTTCAACCTGTCAGAGCTGCGTCTGTCACAGCTTCACCTGATACTGCCTGTCGGCACAGAACAGCCAGCTACTGATGACTGGCCTCTGGCATCGCTGCCCCATTTGATTGCACCGCTGAATATGCGGATTGAGAATTTACAGCTTACCAACACCCGCATAGAACAAGGTGAGAACAGCACGGATATTGACGAATTCCGGCTCAGCCTTAGCTGGATTGATGACAAACTTAGGATTAAAGATCTGTTTGCTGAGGTGCCTGAACTGGCTTCAATAGCGCTGCAGGCAAAAGCAACCCTCAGACACCCCTACCCACTGAACCTAAGTGCCAAGCTGACGCCGGCCACAGCATTACTGCCTGAAAACATCGGCCAGGGCAGCTGGCAACTCAGTGCAAAAGGTGATTTAAGCCGTCTGGAATCCTCACTGGGGCAGGATAAATTATTGTCTTTAACAGCAACGGCCAATCTGACCGACCAGCAACTGCCCTTTAGTGCTAACTGGACATTGCAAAGTCATCAACTGCAGCACCTTATTCCGATGCCTGAACGGGCACAACTGCAACTGGCACAAGCTCATGGCCGGATTGAAGGCGATCAACGGCAACAGAATCTGTCCGCAAGCCTTGGCTTCGCAGGTCTGGGATTTGGCGAGGCCGGTAATGCCAGACTGAGGCTGAACGCGGAGCATACGCAAGGTCAGATCCGGCAATTGCAGATTGATTTTACCGATAACAGCAGTGGATCCGCTTTTACCCTGCACGGCAATCTGAGCTACGGCGAGAAACTGGCCGCTCAGCTAACAGGCGACATCAGCCATCTCGCCCTGAATACTCCCCTGCTGCCTTACACAGGCGGGGTTAAAGGGCAATTTGATCTCAGCGCTACTTTGCAGGAACAGCACTGGCAAGGTGAAATGCAGAAACTGGAGCTTTCGGGCACACTGGAAGACACGCCCTTGTCCATCTCTGCACAGGGCCTGTTCGAAAAGGCGTCAGATATCATCGCTATTGCAAACCTGCAGTTGCAGGCCCAGGCACTGGGTGCAGCGCTAACCGTCACCGGGCAAGTGGATAAGCAATGGGCGCTGCAGGGCAAACTACTCAGTAATGATCTTAGCCTTCTCAGCGAACAGTTGCAGGGCCAGGCAGACTCAACCTTCGCTGTGACAGGTAATCTTAACACTCCCCGGTTGGAGATAAGCGGAGGCCTTAAGCGCCTGCAATATCAACAGTATCAGGCAACTGATCTCAGCTTCAACGGCGATTATCAGCACGGCGACAATGGGCAGATCAATGCTCAGGTGCTGGCACCGGCGATCAACATAGATTCAGAGCAACTGATGCAGGCCAGTCTGTCATTATCGGGCACAGAAGCCGAACACAGACTGGAGGTCGCGATTGATGGTGATATTCAGGCAAATGCCACGCTCACCGGTCAGGCAGACCTGCAACAACAGCAATGGCAGGGAAAACTGAGTGAATTTGGTCTTAAAGCGCTGGAAGAGCACTGGCAACTGGAGCAGGAGACAGCGATGAGCTTCCGACAAAATGCCCTCAGTGTCGACGCCCATTGCTACCTGGGTAAGTTCAGTCAATTGTGCCTGAAGCAAGGGTTAACGCTGCCGGGTACCGATGAAATCAGCATCAGTGCAGAAGTTGACTATGGCCAGTGGGCAAACCAGACACCCGGCAACCAGCGCCTGGCTGGCAAGGCCAGTCTGGCTGGCACTGTCAGCTTGCCAGAACAGGGGCTGCCA comes from Lacimicrobium alkaliphilum and encodes:
- a CDS encoding translocation/assembly module TamB domain-containing protein, which translates into the protein MAVNFSTKRLLRWILLILAGLLLIVLIATAWLGATQNGSQWLLLQATQQQPALSYQSVSGSLLRGLSLSGVRYQDDSLELSAAELRLDISARALFLPRLHIQDLSARQVSITLAEPKPADNSGTAVPFTGTEKITLPDWLPSVRLARLQLDDISLQSADVKLTWQRLKASARLENEVFNLSELRLSQLHLILPVGTEQPATDDWPLASLPHLIAPLNMRIENLQLTNTRIEQGENSTDIDEFRLSLSWIDDKLRIKDLFAEVPELASIALQAKATLRHPYPLNLSAKLTPATALLPENIGQGSWQLSAKGDLSRLESSLGQDKLLSLTATANLTDQQLPFSANWTLQSHQLQHLIPMPERAQLQLAQAHGRIEGDQRQQNLSASLGFAGLGFGEAGNARLRLNAEHTQGQIRQLQIDFTDNSSGSAFTLHGNLSYGEKLAAQLTGDISHLALNTPLLPYTGGVKGQFDLSATLQEQHWQGEMQKLELSGTLEDTPLSISAQGLFEKASDIIAIANLQLQAQALGAALTVTGQVDKQWALQGKLLSNDLSLLSEQLQGQADSTFAVTGNLNTPRLEISGGLKRLQYQQYQATDLSFNGDYQHGDNGQINAQVLAPAINIDSEQLMQASLSLSGTEAEHRLEVAIDGDIQANATLTGQADLQQQQWQGKLSEFGLKALEEHWQLEQETAMSFRQNALSVDAHCYLGKFSQLCLKQGLTLPGTDEISISAEVDYGQWANQTPGNQRLAGKASLAGTVSLPEQGLPLLDITLKSTAGSLQYLTEQEQESEQEPEQITLLDWQQGSFALQSEQQQVTLKGALLKAGSQPLLDLNLRVSDTRQRALSGNLKVAPLPLQSFISLVPELSELTGTLAADISLSGTLQQPKLDGRLNIDSANLRLSASQTEVRALNMQTRFNGSAVDFEGDFAMGDGSASFSGNSNWDSAKSDWREALSFEASIKGDKLQVLAMPELRANISPALQINFDNILTLSGRVAIDSGSLTLTTLPASATDVSEDMQLTGDQARAEQAALCCNMDVEVEMIDPFVVSGFGFAGKIDGALQARQTVSEEIQLYGNLNVTQGTYKAYGQNLEVKSGRLQFVGPVDNPVVQLRAIRPLRGTNVEAGIQATGPANNIVIELFSNPAMEQSAILSYLLRGRPPGADSGDSRSMALVMAANQGIDLTGSSGLTEALNEIPLFSDITLDTETDAVSGDSLATVSGYIGERIYLKYGVGIIEPVSQVTVRFYLMNQLWLEAVNSLERSMDLYYSFEVE